Proteins encoded in a region of the Flammeovirga yaeyamensis genome:
- a CDS encoding SusD/RagB family nutrient-binding outer membrane lipoprotein codes for MNLKKYILSIAIAVIALNGCTNDFEEINTNPWTSNNLDVQHLMTFSQLKMYSSGAEAWRGNLIVSGPLAQNTACLYSTGIGFGVDDGHTSPTFDLIYGDVFRNLTDGINRLEAEGGKEGQVAQFEIIRVVNTLRVTQLYGDVPYSEAGKGFSELLYYPKYDTQEEVLTSMVEDLKKARTALEGVNDNNLINYDLYTSGTSGTAKYIKLANSLLMKIGLMMSEADPTKGAEVFKEGFNNAGGYISNWSEAVYVQHVSEGGPWGDHVNGTGIAVEGQVGGFSYPYISEIAMKSMQDNQDPRIFRLVSQFDNSGGVNKAMTDTTQYTNFDPFLKAGDEGFFVKAHYRGVRLGDNGDGNRGVFFNEAKGGAQQAAYWVDQNVPGDAEDDPNHPYWFRNEGQFITIAGLNAATFNQLSPSIVIGADEVQFWIAEANEIPAYGISDAGAFQRGVEFALEKYDAVKFPGEDIRDLYIDLYKRQTNAAYDFATAKTDYVTAAVNRYNSAADKRDVVVYEHWIALTGNGYDSYALWNRTHLPSMVPAVVPAADRNYDLPKYADDPLLDNSQVKNGVQEVPLHRGGVTNWVRPSRFPYPNRELNVNATNSNDAITRQRAGVGESTNFIAIKQWYSNKGN; via the coding sequence ATGAACTTAAAGAAATATATATTAAGTATCGCTATAGCTGTAATTGCATTAAATGGCTGTACGAATGACTTCGAGGAAATCAATACAAATCCTTGGACGTCGAATAACCTTGATGTACAACATTTAATGACTTTTAGTCAGTTAAAAATGTATTCAAGTGGCGCAGAAGCGTGGAGGGGAAATTTAATTGTCAGTGGCCCATTAGCTCAAAATACAGCTTGTCTATATTCAACAGGTATTGGTTTTGGTGTGGATGACGGTCACACGTCACCAACCTTTGATTTAATTTATGGTGATGTTTTCAGAAATCTTACAGACGGTATTAATCGTTTAGAAGCAGAAGGAGGTAAAGAAGGGCAAGTTGCTCAATTTGAAATCATACGAGTAGTAAACACGCTTAGAGTAACTCAGTTATATGGAGATGTTCCCTATTCTGAAGCTGGAAAAGGTTTTTCTGAATTACTTTATTATCCGAAGTACGATACTCAGGAGGAAGTACTGACTAGCATGGTAGAGGATTTGAAAAAAGCAAGAACCGCATTAGAAGGAGTAAATGATAATAATTTGATTAACTATGATTTATATACTTCTGGAACTTCAGGTACCGCTAAATACATCAAGTTGGCCAACTCTTTATTAATGAAAATTGGTTTGATGATGTCAGAAGCTGATCCAACGAAAGGTGCAGAAGTCTTTAAAGAAGGTTTTAACAATGCAGGTGGATATATTTCCAATTGGTCTGAAGCAGTTTATGTACAGCACGTTTCTGAAGGTGGACCTTGGGGTGACCACGTTAACGGTACTGGTATTGCTGTTGAAGGACAAGTAGGTGGTTTCTCTTATCCTTACATTTCTGAAATAGCGATGAAATCGATGCAGGATAATCAAGATCCACGAATCTTCCGTTTGGTTTCTCAATTTGATAACTCGGGTGGTGTTAATAAAGCCATGACTGATACCACTCAATACACTAATTTCGATCCTTTCTTAAAAGCTGGAGACGAAGGCTTTTTTGTAAAAGCACACTATAGAGGGGTACGTTTAGGTGATAACGGTGACGGTAACCGTGGAGTGTTTTTCAACGAAGCAAAAGGTGGAGCACAACAAGCCGCTTATTGGGTAGATCAAAATGTGCCGGGCGATGCTGAAGATGATCCGAACCATCCGTATTGGTTTAGAAATGAAGGTCAGTTTATTACCATCGCGGGTTTAAATGCAGCAACTTTTAACCAATTATCACCATCTATAGTGATTGGAGCGGATGAAGTACAATTTTGGATTGCAGAAGCAAATGAAATTCCAGCATATGGTATTTCTGATGCAGGTGCTTTCCAGAGAGGGGTTGAATTTGCTTTAGAAAAATATGATGCCGTAAAATTCCCTGGTGAAGATATTAGAGATTTGTATATCGATTTATATAAACGTCAAACGAATGCAGCCTATGATTTCGCCACTGCTAAAACAGATTATGTAACTGCTGCAGTAAATCGATATAATAGTGCTGCAGATAAACGAGATGTTGTTGTTTATGAACATTGGATAGCATTGACTGGAAATGGTTATGATTCTTACGCACTTTGGAACAGAACGCACTTACCATCTATGGTACCTGCAGTTGTTCCAGCAGCAGATAGAAACTACGATCTTCCTAAATATGCAGATGATCCATTGTTAGACAATTCTCAAGTTAAAAATGGGGTTCAGGAAGTACCTTTACATCGAGGTGGGGTAACGAACTGGGTGCGTCCTTCTCGTTTCCCATATCCAAATAGAGAGTTAAATGTAAATGCAACTAATTCAAATGATGCAATAACACGCCAAAGAGCGGGAGTGGGTGAAAGCACTAACTTTATTGCGATTAAACAATGGTACTCAAATAAAGGAAACTAA
- a CDS encoding SusC/RagA family TonB-linked outer membrane protein: protein MKKHLLLLLSVLLCILSSSYAQDRKVIGTVKDAADNSPLPGVNVLIKGTSNGTVTDLDGNFSLTLTEGQNALVFSFVGYKSMEMDASNASNLNVALEVDAEQLDEVVVTALGIERSERSLSYAASEVKADELGDGSATGNVMNTLSGKVAGVQIAPIGGAGSSSRVVIRGNAVLGRNNQPLYVVDGVPILNETVKDAGNNSDGGDVNTGDGLSSINPDDIESMSVLKGGSATALYGSRAINGVILITTKSGKGGASGIDLSTGASFDFVGITPQDQTRYAMGTLGNEPTNPKAQTSMWGPRITGQRSSAYYDGQERTVSAFDNNYKDFFRTGVTWNTNVSAYRSNENSNVRFSYSNMDNKGMVNNSTYKRNTFNLRGSTTVVKKLKIDGKLTYVNQKALNRMEMGNSVNNYMGMMVALPTTIDHNWLKNYKSANGRPIGYDDKETNPYWTMNEVVNEDELNRVIGMATATYEFTDWIKLMGRTGVDYNSFRQDVLQPLYTPWFEQGRAYQRTNLSMETNSDFLIMFHKQFGDFDVTANAGGAYYRTINKYTDTGSSQFNSPDFQNPGAGSQVFQSYSSTEKAMSSLYAMASIGYKGYLFLDLTARNDWSSTLPLNNNSFFYPSASVSWIFSDMDWTIPDWMSFGKVRANIAQVGSDTDPYQLALQYSLDPWNHNGINIGRIEGNNIPNRTLRPSIQTSYEFGVDLRFFEDRFHLDVAYYSNSSIDQILPVDISKGSGYERAIINAGQIDNKGWEFMFGYKPIMKDNFVWDMTITAAYNQNEVVSLTEGVEFFELLGVNGVSVQAIPGQPYGTIVGSKALRDANGNLVVDDNGRIQKQDGNHEIGNGVQPWMTGFRNTFTYKNISLSILLDGKFGGDIYSSTESSLHSLGKHENTLVGRDEYYANRDQGTGDGWNPGNLVQVDENGVSTPYTKSVDPELYYPSYAGIHEFHMYDASFIKLREISLTYRFSQTLMDQTPFKNISITANAFNVGYLWRNTDNIDPEASFTAGNGQGVEVSNLALPRTFGFKLNMNF from the coding sequence ATGAAAAAACACTTACTTCTGTTATTGAGTGTACTCCTTTGTATACTTAGTAGCTCGTATGCACAAGACCGTAAAGTAATTGGTACGGTGAAAGATGCGGCAGACAACTCTCCGCTCCCCGGTGTAAACGTTTTAATCAAGGGTACTTCAAATGGTACTGTAACTGACTTAGATGGTAACTTTTCTCTCACATTAACTGAAGGTCAGAATGCTCTGGTTTTCTCTTTTGTAGGCTACAAATCAATGGAAATGGATGCGTCTAATGCCTCTAATTTAAATGTTGCATTAGAGGTAGATGCGGAACAACTTGATGAGGTGGTAGTTACTGCCTTGGGTATTGAAAGGTCAGAAAGATCATTATCATATGCTGCTTCAGAAGTGAAGGCAGACGAACTTGGAGATGGTTCAGCAACTGGTAATGTGATGAATACTTTATCTGGTAAAGTGGCTGGTGTTCAAATTGCTCCAATTGGTGGTGCTGGTTCTTCTTCAAGAGTAGTCATTCGTGGTAACGCAGTATTAGGGCGTAATAATCAACCACTCTATGTAGTAGACGGTGTTCCTATTCTAAATGAAACGGTAAAGGACGCTGGTAATAACTCAGATGGAGGAGATGTAAATACAGGCGACGGTCTTTCATCCATCAACCCAGATGATATTGAGTCAATGTCAGTATTAAAAGGTGGTTCTGCAACAGCCCTTTATGGTTCAAGAGCCATTAATGGTGTGATCTTAATTACCACAAAATCGGGAAAAGGAGGAGCCTCAGGAATTGATTTAAGTACTGGTGCATCTTTTGATTTTGTTGGAATTACCCCACAAGATCAAACGCGATATGCCATGGGTACTTTAGGTAATGAACCGACCAATCCAAAAGCCCAAACCTCTATGTGGGGTCCAAGAATTACGGGACAAAGATCTTCAGCCTATTACGATGGTCAAGAAAGAACAGTCTCGGCTTTCGATAATAACTATAAAGATTTCTTTAGAACTGGGGTGACCTGGAATACGAATGTTTCAGCATATAGATCCAACGAAAATTCTAATGTTCGATTCTCTTACTCGAACATGGACAATAAAGGAATGGTGAATAATTCTACTTATAAAAGGAATACATTCAATCTAAGAGGATCCACTACAGTGGTAAAAAAATTAAAAATTGATGGTAAGTTGACCTATGTCAATCAAAAGGCCCTTAACCGTATGGAAATGGGTAATTCTGTAAATAACTACATGGGTATGATGGTGGCTTTACCCACTACAATTGATCATAATTGGCTGAAAAACTATAAATCTGCTAATGGTCGTCCTATTGGTTATGACGATAAAGAAACCAACCCTTATTGGACCATGAACGAAGTGGTCAACGAAGATGAACTAAATAGGGTGATTGGTATGGCAACTGCCACTTATGAATTTACAGATTGGATAAAATTGATGGGTAGAACAGGGGTTGATTACAACTCTTTCCGTCAAGATGTGTTGCAACCATTATACACTCCTTGGTTTGAGCAAGGTAGAGCGTATCAAAGAACCAACCTTTCTATGGAGACCAATTCAGATTTTCTTATCATGTTCCACAAACAATTTGGAGATTTTGATGTTACCGCAAACGCAGGTGGAGCCTATTACAGAACTATTAATAAATATACTGATACGGGTTCCTCACAATTTAATTCTCCAGATTTCCAAAACCCTGGAGCAGGTTCCCAAGTATTCCAATCGTATTCTTCTACAGAAAAAGCAATGTCTTCATTATATGCCATGGCTTCAATTGGATACAAAGGGTATTTATTCTTAGACTTAACAGCACGTAATGACTGGTCTTCTACATTGCCATTAAACAATAATTCATTCTTTTATCCATCTGCTTCTGTATCTTGGATCTTCTCTGATATGGATTGGACTATACCTGATTGGATGTCGTTTGGTAAAGTAAGAGCGAACATTGCACAGGTAGGTTCAGATACCGATCCATATCAACTAGCATTACAATACTCTTTAGACCCTTGGAACCATAATGGGATTAACATTGGTAGAATTGAGGGGAATAATATACCAAATAGAACATTAAGACCATCAATTCAAACTTCTTATGAGTTTGGAGTTGATTTAAGGTTCTTCGAAGATCGTTTCCATTTGGATGTAGCTTATTACAGTAATTCATCAATTGATCAAATTTTACCAGTTGATATTTCAAAAGGATCAGGTTATGAGAGAGCAATCATCAATGCCGGGCAAATTGATAATAAAGGTTGGGAATTCATGTTTGGTTACAAACCGATTATGAAAGATAACTTTGTATGGGATATGACGATCACAGCTGCATACAATCAAAATGAAGTAGTTTCTTTAACTGAGGGAGTAGAATTTTTTGAATTATTAGGTGTAAACGGAGTTTCTGTTCAAGCAATTCCGGGCCAACCTTACGGAACAATCGTTGGTTCAAAAGCATTACGAGATGCTAACGGCAACTTAGTTGTTGATGATAATGGCCGTATTCAAAAACAAGATGGTAACCACGAAATTGGTAATGGTGTTCAACCTTGGATGACTGGTTTTAGAAACACATTTACTTATAAAAATATATCGTTATCGATATTGTTAGATGGTAAGTTTGGTGGAGATATTTACTCATCAACAGAATCAAGTCTACATTCTTTAGGTAAACATGAGAATACCTTGGTAGGTAGAGACGAATACTATGCGAATAGAGATCAGGGAACCGGAGATGGATGGAATCCAGGTAACTTAGTTCAAGTGGATGAAAATGGAGTTTCTACACCTTATACTAAATCAGTAGATCCAGAATTATATTATCCATCTTATGCTGGTATTCACGAATTCCACATGTATGATGCTTCATTTATCAAATTAAGAGAGATCTCTTTAACCTACAGATTCTCCCAAACATTAATGGATCAAACTCCTTTCAAAAATATATCGATAACCGCTAACGCATTTAACGTGGGTTATTTGTGGAGAAATACAGACAATATAGATCCGGAAGCTTCATTTACAGCAGGGAATGGTCAAGGTGTTGAGGTATCTAACCTTGCCTTACCAAGAACATTCGGTTTTAAATTAAATATGAACTTCTAA
- a CDS encoding SusD/RagB family nutrient-binding outer membrane lipoprotein produces MKLKNILIAASLSAATMFGTGCTHKFEEMNDNPWTSNDLNIKHILPFTQTKAYSNGHEGWRTSIIMTGPMSGISSTYITTGSGFGENGEYTGAFFENLYRDMIRNIEDSKFRLKNDGSDEAMANYGRFSVVNVINQLRATQLYGDIPYSTAGKGYTEGIYYPAYDRQEDVLELMVKDLDEAATLISKVDELSSDDAYRVGIPYRDLYLKIINSLYIKIGVMMSESNPSRGAEIFAKGYGSKNFITAWSEAPVIHHTMEGGAWGHTVNGYGVANNSLVGGFSGNYFSPELLEYMQSHHDPRIFRLACHLDYSNARTEAFTDVSVYKDFDPFKQAHTNTPNTFEKVHFRGLRLGSTSEGSRSIYKVDGAEGNQQIDFWANRTLDIAENGQYITLAGISPEVFNATAPTIILGADEVNFFIAEAALLPGYGVSEAEGQTYLRNAVTLALSKYDAVGFGGGSLEEAFVDIYKKQTNPDYNHPANKSAYVDDVIQRYNAADSQGKREVVVTEHWASLTGDCINAFALVNRTGLPSFINRNLTETQRNFDLPVFDKDPLANDDATIIGENEVLLHTGGSTGGIRPYRFPYPGSELNANSANAEEAINRQRAETGVGGGTHFIAVPQWSNKR; encoded by the coding sequence ATGAAACTTAAAAATATATTAATTGCCGCTTCACTAAGTGCAGCTACAATGTTTGGAACTGGGTGTACTCATAAATTTGAGGAAATGAATGACAACCCATGGACAAGTAACGATTTAAATATCAAACACATCTTGCCATTTACGCAGACTAAAGCATATTCTAATGGTCATGAGGGTTGGAGAACATCAATTATTATGACTGGACCTATGTCTGGTATCTCTTCAACTTACATCACTACAGGATCAGGATTTGGCGAAAATGGTGAGTATACAGGTGCCTTTTTTGAGAACTTGTATAGAGATATGATCCGTAATATTGAAGATTCTAAGTTCCGTCTTAAAAATGATGGTTCTGATGAAGCAATGGCTAATTATGGTAGATTCTCTGTAGTAAACGTGATCAACCAATTACGTGCCACTCAGTTATACGGTGATATCCCTTACTCTACAGCAGGTAAAGGTTATACAGAAGGTATTTATTACCCAGCATACGACCGTCAGGAAGATGTTCTTGAGCTAATGGTGAAAGATCTTGATGAAGCTGCAACTTTAATTTCTAAAGTAGATGAATTATCAAGTGATGATGCGTACAGAGTAGGTATCCCTTACAGAGATCTTTATTTGAAAATCATCAACTCATTGTACATCAAAATTGGTGTAATGATGTCTGAAAGCAATCCATCTAGAGGTGCTGAAATTTTCGCTAAAGGTTACGGTTCTAAAAACTTCATCACAGCTTGGAGTGAAGCACCAGTAATTCACCACACAATGGAAGGTGGTGCTTGGGGTCACACAGTGAATGGTTATGGTGTAGCAAACAACTCTTTAGTGGGTGGTTTCTCAGGTAACTATTTTTCTCCTGAGTTGTTGGAATACATGCAATCGCACCACGATCCACGTATTTTCCGTTTAGCTTGTCACTTGGATTATTCTAACGCTAGAACTGAAGCATTCACAGATGTTTCTGTATACAAAGACTTCGATCCATTCAAACAAGCACACACCAACACGCCAAATACGTTTGAAAAAGTTCACTTTAGAGGTCTTCGTTTAGGTTCTACATCTGAAGGTTCAAGATCTATCTATAAAGTCGACGGTGCAGAAGGTAATCAACAAATTGATTTCTGGGCAAACAGAACACTTGATATTGCTGAAAATGGTCAATATATTACTTTGGCTGGTATTTCTCCGGAAGTATTTAATGCTACAGCTCCTACAATTATCTTAGGTGCAGACGAAGTAAACTTCTTTATTGCTGAGGCGGCATTATTGCCAGGCTATGGTGTAAGTGAAGCTGAAGGTCAAACTTACTTGAGAAACGCAGTAACATTAGCATTATCTAAATATGATGCAGTTGGATTCGGTGGAGGATCTTTAGAAGAAGCATTTGTTGATATCTACAAGAAACAAACTAATCCAGATTACAATCATCCTGCAAACAAATCAGCTTATGTTGATGATGTGATTCAAAGATACAACGCAGCAGATAGCCAAGGTAAAAGAGAAGTAGTAGTAACTGAACACTGGGCTTCTTTAACTGGTGATTGTATTAATGCTTTTGCTTTGGTGAATAGAACAGGTTTACCTTCGTTCATCAACAGAAACCTTACAGAGACACAAAGAAATTTCGATTTACCTGTATTTGATAAAGATCCGTTGGCTAACGACGATGCAACTATCATTGGTGAAAATGAAGTTTTACTACATACTGGTGGTTCAACTGGTGGTATTCGTCCTTACCGTTTCCCTTACCCAGGTTCTGAGTTAAATGCGAACAGTGCGAACGCTGAAGAAGCAATTAACAGACAAAGAGCAGAGACTGGAGTTGGTGGAGGTACTCACTTTATCGCAGTTCCACAATGGAGTAACAAGAGATAA
- a CDS encoding SusC/RagA family TonB-linked outer membrane protein has product MNKHLLLFLSILFSVFNTLYAQDRVVTGTVVDADDNSPIPGVNVLIKGTTHGSVTNLDGKFSISVAENQTLVFSYVGYQSTEVNVANATNLNVSLNVDAEQLDEVVVTALGIERSERSLGYAVQGVSADDMADAATATGNMMNSLAGQVAGVQIAPSNGAGSSSRVVIRGTSVLSGNNQPLYVIDGVPMSNSTFKDGGDGYDGDVSSGDGLSSLNPDDIENISVLKGGSATALYGSRAINGVILITTKSGKDSKTGVDFSQSISLDVLGITPDEQKMYGQGTLGDITGDAKNATGMWGPKIMGQDSRFYYFNSGVPEADQITKQLRHYNNYQDFYRTGITSNTSVSAFASNDKSNIRLSYSNMDNQAMVETSTFKRNTFSIKGSTEILNKLTAEGRVSYSNTQGYNRLINGGGYGSTMNFLMGLPSTTSVKWLSDKHKDENGRSYGYDDRGQNIYFNLREGYNKDNLDRVNGMASLTYKITDDLKILGRAGIDYNNYTQDVLDPWGAALNSDGRAFKRNYAEMEQNYDFLVSYNKKIGKFDVNVNAGGSKMHILRNSQDVGSSTFASPDFQNPTAGQSVLMDMSTYEKAINSLYATASVGFQGYLFLDASVRNDWSSTLPLNNNSFLYPSISGTWIFSDMDWDTPEWLTFGKIRANYAQVGSDTDPYQLAQQYQIHRFNMPGNLIYGEIGNNVIPNANLRPSIQTSTEFGIDLRMFNDRLGIDVARYKSVSVDQILPVNISQSSGYAQVMINAGEILNEGWEMALNYKILDKSNFNWTATLNAAYNYNEVVSLTEGVEFFSLNESGSIQAIPGQAYGAIVARKTLRDDNGNIVVNQEGIIQAEDTPSIIGNGVQPWMAGIRNTFTYKNLSLTVLIDGKFGGDIYSSTNSSMYSNGKHKDTVVGRDEWNKGDGHWNPGGLVTPKTDDSGNAISDENGNPIYEGFNGNVNPELFYGSAKADHFVYDASFIKLREVSINYRLPQEWMQNIFIKNVNVSASAFNVGYLWKNSENFDPEASFSTGNAQGLENSTMALPRTFTFKLNANF; this is encoded by the coding sequence ATGAACAAACACTTACTTTTGTTTTTGAGCATACTATTCAGTGTGTTTAATACATTGTATGCTCAAGATCGTGTCGTAACGGGTACTGTCGTTGATGCAGATGACAATTCTCCGATTCCAGGAGTAAACGTACTAATCAAAGGAACCACACACGGTAGTGTGACCAATTTAGATGGTAAATTCTCAATTTCAGTAGCTGAAAATCAAACACTTGTATTTTCTTATGTTGGTTATCAATCAACTGAAGTTAATGTTGCAAACGCTACAAATTTGAATGTTTCCTTAAATGTGGATGCAGAACAATTAGATGAGGTAGTGGTTACAGCCTTAGGTATTGAGCGTTCAGAACGTTCGTTAGGTTATGCTGTACAAGGAGTTAGTGCAGACGATATGGCGGATGCAGCAACAGCAACAGGTAACATGATGAACTCTTTAGCAGGTCAAGTTGCTGGTGTTCAGATTGCTCCATCAAACGGTGCAGGTTCTTCTTCAAGAGTTGTTATCCGTGGTACTTCAGTTTTAAGTGGTAATAACCAGCCGTTATATGTAATTGACGGTGTTCCAATGTCTAACTCTACGTTTAAAGATGGTGGTGATGGTTATGATGGAGATGTATCTTCAGGTGATGGTCTATCTTCTTTAAACCCTGATGATATTGAAAACATCAGTGTACTTAAAGGTGGTTCAGCAACGGCATTGTATGGTTCACGTGCAATCAACGGTGTGATTTTGATCACAACAAAATCAGGAAAAGATTCAAAAACAGGAGTTGATTTTTCACAATCAATTTCATTGGATGTTTTGGGTATTACTCCAGATGAGCAAAAAATGTATGGTCAAGGTACTTTAGGCGATATTACTGGTGATGCTAAAAACGCGACAGGAATGTGGGGTCCAAAAATTATGGGCCAAGATAGTAGATTTTATTACTTCAACTCTGGTGTGCCAGAAGCTGATCAAATCACAAAGCAATTAAGACACTACAATAACTACCAAGATTTTTATAGAACAGGTATTACATCAAATACTTCGGTAAGTGCTTTTGCTTCAAACGATAAATCAAATATCCGTTTGTCTTATTCAAATATGGATAACCAAGCAATGGTTGAAACGTCAACTTTCAAAAGAAATACATTCTCTATCAAAGGTAGTACTGAAATCTTGAACAAATTAACTGCAGAAGGTAGAGTTAGTTATTCAAATACTCAAGGTTATAACCGTTTGATTAACGGTGGTGGTTACGGTTCTACAATGAACTTCTTAATGGGCTTGCCATCTACAACTTCAGTAAAATGGTTAAGCGATAAGCATAAAGATGAAAATGGTAGATCTTATGGTTATGACGATAGAGGACAAAACATCTACTTTAACCTAAGAGAAGGTTATAACAAAGATAATTTGGACAGAGTTAATGGTATGGCTTCATTGACTTATAAGATTACTGATGATTTGAAAATCTTAGGTCGTGCAGGTATTGATTATAACAATTATACTCAAGATGTTTTAGACCCTTGGGGTGCAGCTTTAAACAGTGATGGTCGTGCTTTCAAAAGAAACTACGCTGAAATGGAGCAAAACTATGACTTCTTAGTTTCATACAATAAGAAAATAGGTAAGTTTGATGTTAATGTAAATGCTGGTGGTTCTAAAATGCACATTCTTAGAAACTCTCAAGATGTGGGATCGTCAACATTTGCTTCTCCAGATTTCCAAAACCCTACAGCAGGTCAGTCGGTATTGATGGACATGAGTACATATGAAAAAGCAATTAACTCGCTTTATGCTACTGCATCAGTTGGTTTCCAAGGATATTTATTCTTAGATGCATCAGTAAGAAATGACTGGTCTTCTACACTTCCATTAAACAACAACTCTTTCCTTTATCCATCGATCTCAGGTACTTGGATCTTCTCAGACATGGATTGGGATACGCCAGAATGGTTGACGTTTGGTAAAATTAGAGCAAACTATGCTCAAGTAGGTTCTGATACGGATCCATATCAATTGGCTCAGCAATATCAAATTCACCGTTTCAATATGCCAGGAAACTTGATTTATGGTGAGATTGGAAACAATGTGATCCCTAACGCTAACTTGAGACCATCCATCCAAACATCTACAGAATTTGGTATCGACTTAAGAATGTTCAATGATCGTTTAGGAATTGATGTAGCTCGTTATAAATCAGTTTCTGTAGATCAAATTCTTCCAGTAAACATTTCACAGTCATCTGGTTATGCTCAAGTAATGATCAACGCTGGTGAGATCCTTAACGAAGGTTGGGAGATGGCATTGAACTATAAGATTTTAGATAAGTCAAACTTCAACTGGACAGCTACTTTAAATGCTGCTTATAACTATAACGAAGTAGTTTCATTAACTGAAGGTGTTGAATTCTTCTCTCTAAATGAATCGGGTAGTATTCAAGCAATTCCAGGTCAAGCATACGGTGCAATTGTAGCTAGAAAAACACTAAGAGATGATAATGGTAATATCGTTGTAAACCAAGAAGGTATTATTCAAGCAGAAGATACTCCTTCAATTATTGGTAACGGTGTTCAACCTTGGATGGCCGGTATCAGAAACACATTTACTTACAAAAACCTTTCATTAACAGTATTGATTGATGGTAAGTTTGGTGGTGATATCTACTCATCTACTAACTCATCAATGTACTCAAATGGTAAGCATAAAGATACAGTTGTTGGTAGAGATGAGTGGAACAAAGGAGACGGTCACTGGAATCCTGGTGGTTTAGTAACTCCTAAAACAGACGATAGTGGAAACGCAATTAGCGATGAAAATGGTAACCCTATTTATGAAGGATTCAATGGAAATGTAAATCCAGAATTATTCTACGGTTCAGCAAAAGCAGACCATTTCGTTTACGATGCGTCGTTTATTAAACTAAGAGAAGTATCTATTAATTATAGATTACCTCAAGAATGGATGCAAAACATCTTCATCAAAAATGTAAATGTATCAGCATCTGCCTTTAACGTTGGTTACTTATGGAAAAACAGTGAAAACTTCGATCCTGAAGCTTCATTCTCAACAGGTAACGCACAAGGTCTTGAGAATTCTACAATGGCATTGCCTAGAACTTTCACTTTCAAATTAAACGCTAATTTCTAA
- a CDS encoding DeoR/GlpR family DNA-binding transcription regulator, whose amino-acid sequence MLKEERHQFILNEIRANNKVLSSELSTRLNVSEDTIRRDLRELSDLGSIRRVHGGAVKNNNEINLEEHSDSSAYIPFSYEDREVYSKAKKEVIAKKAVSLLRDDNVILIDGGTTNLELVKAIPMDYKGTVITNCLPIATKLVEHRFVEVYFLGGRILPNALVTVGHSVIQELKEIRADICFLGTRSIDVQRGITDIDREEVEVKNAMSQSAVNVVSVASSDKLYTTQPFLCVSSKSVTTLITELDPNEVTLRPFVEIGVKVL is encoded by the coding sequence ATGTTAAAAGAAGAAAGACATCAATTTATTTTAAATGAAATCAGAGCTAATAATAAAGTACTTTCTTCAGAGTTAAGTACCCGATTAAATGTATCTGAAGATACGATCCGAAGAGACTTGAGAGAATTATCAGATCTTGGAAGTATCCGTAGAGTACATGGTGGTGCTGTAAAAAATAACAATGAAATAAATCTAGAAGAACATTCTGACTCTTCAGCTTACATTCCTTTTAGTTACGAAGATCGTGAAGTGTATAGCAAGGCTAAAAAAGAAGTGATTGCTAAAAAAGCAGTATCCTTGTTAAGAGACGATAATGTTATTCTAATTGACGGTGGAACAACAAACCTTGAGTTGGTAAAAGCTATTCCAATGGATTATAAAGGAACAGTAATTACAAACTGTCTTCCTATTGCCACAAAATTAGTAGAACATAGGTTTGTGGAAGTATATTTCTTGGGAGGTAGAATTTTACCTAATGCCTTGGTTACCGTTGGTCATTCTGTTATTCAAGAATTAAAGGAAATAAGAGCAGATATTTGTTTTCTTGGAACTCGATCTATTGATGTTCAAAGAGGTATTACCGATATAGACAGAGAAGAAGTAGAAGTAAAAAATGCAATGAGTCAATCAGCTGTGAACGTAGTTTCAGTGGCTTCATCAGATAAGTTGTATACTACTCAGCCATTCTTATGTGTCTCTTCTAAATCTGTTACAACACTTATTACTGAGTTAGATCCAAACGAAGTAACCCTAAGACCTTTTGTAGAAATAGGGGTAAAAGTACTGTAA